CTGGATTAACAATTGTCATTATAGCCATTTTACTTGACAGAATATTATCTGTTTCTAACAAAAAAGTTGGTGAATTAACATGACTCAAGAATGTTTTAATATTAGTCATCTTGATTTAGTTTTTGGAAAAAATCCAAATAAGGCCTTTAATGCTTTAGATGCTGGTAAAAGCAGAGATCAAATTCATAAAGAATTAAACCAAATTGTAGCCGTCAGAAAAGTTAGTTTCAAAGTATATCAAGGCGAGATTCTAGTAATAATGGGTTTGTCTGGTTCAGGAAAATCATCATTGTTACGTTGTTTCAATGGAATGAATGGAAGAAGTCATGGAGAAGTAAGGGGGACAATTCAATTTAGAGATCCCTCAACACAACAATTAATAGACATAATTCACTGCCCAAAAAATGAATTAATGGGAATTCGAAAAAATAAAATCTCTATGGTATTTCAACAATTTGGTTTAATGCCATGGAGAACGGTTGAAGAAAACGTAGCTTATCCTTTAGAAATTCAAAAAATTCCAATTGAAGAAATAAAAAAACAAGTTGCAGAAAAACTTCATTTAGTTGGCCTCTCTGAATGGAAAAATAAGTTTCCACATGAGTTATCTGGTGGAATGCAACAACGAGTTGGATTAGCAAGAGCTTTTGTTACAGATGCCGATGTTTTACTAATGGATGAACCATTTTCAGCATTAGATCCTTTGCATAGAAAACATTTACAAGACGAAATTTTACAGCTTCAATATAATTTAAAAAAAACAATTATTTTTGTTACCCACGATTTTTCAGAAGCAATTCGGATTGGTTCTCGAATTGCAATTATGGACTCAGGAAATATTTTACAAATAGGAACTGCAAAAGATTTAATTGATAAACCTTCATGTGAAATAGTAAAAAGATTTACATCAGACGTTACTTTAAATAATCCTATTTATTCTTAAGGAAACCAAGCAATGAGTGTATTTACTAAAACTATTCCAGCATCATGGTATTATGATCCTGAAATTTATGAGATGGAAAGAAAATCTGTTTTTGCATCTGAATGGATTTATATTGCGGAAGAAACAGATTTAAAAAATGAAGGCGATTATATTAAACATGATATAGCAGGTTATCCTATTTTTCTTGTTAAAGGAAATGATAAGATAATTAGAGCATTTCATAATGTTTGTATTCATAGAGCAGCTCCTTTAGTGAATGAAAAAAACGGAAGTTTAAAAAATTCGTCTATCACATGTAAATATCATGGATGGACATATGATTTAAAAGGAGAATTAATGAATACTCCTTTATTAGAAACTTCCGAAGTTAAAAAAAACTGTAACTCTTCTTTATTTGAAATAAAAGTTGATATCTTCAATGGTTTATTATTTATAAATATGGATAAAAATTCCTGCCCTTTTAATGAATTTATTTCCCCCTTAAAAACTGAAATAGAACATTCTAAATATCCTATGAATGAATACACAATTTATGAAAGCATGGAAAAAGAAGGAAATTTTAATTGGAAAACATGGCTTGATGGCTTTCAAGAATGTTACCATTGTATGACAGTCCATCCTTTATTTAATAGAGATTTTTATTTAAGAAAATATAAAATTGAAAATAAAGATCGTTATTCTGTTCATTCTTGTGAAAGAAAAACTTCTTCTGGAATGGGTCACTTTGAAGGGCTATGGCTGTGGCATTATCCTAACTTAGGTTTACCTTGTTATGAAAACTGTTTTTATATGTTACAGGTAAATCCTATAAGTCCAAATAAAACAAAATTAAATTATCGATTTCGTTTTAAACAAGACGTTACTTTAGAGCAAAGACAAGAATTTGTTAAATTAATTGAAAAAATTACTGTTGAAGATATTTTAATTTGCGAACAAGTACAAAAAAATCTTGAGGTTGGAATTTATCAAGAAGGTATTTTGCATCCTGAGCGTGAAAATGGGGTTGAATATTTTCATTCCTTAGTAAGAAAAGCAATTACAAATTTAAAAGGAAATCGTGATGTCAAAAATTCAATATGATTTTATTATTATTGGTGGCGGTTCTGCTGGCTGCGTTTTAGCGAATCGCTTAAGTACAAATCCAGATAATAAAGTATTAGTACTTGAAGCAGGAAGACCTGATTATATTTGGGATATATTTATTCACATGCCAGCCGGGCTAATGTACCCATTAGGTAACAAAGCATATGATTGGTGTTACCAATCTGATCCAGAGCCATTTATGAATGGAAGACGTATTTTCCATGGTAGAGGTAAAATATTAGGAGGCTGTAGCTCAATCAATGGAATGATTTATATTCGTGGAAATCCTCTTGATTATCAAAAGTGGGCTAATCAAAAAGGATTAGAAGATTGGAATTATCAACATTGTTTACCCTATTTTAATAGAGCGGAAACAAGAATGATTGGGGCCAATGAATACCACGGATTTAATGGTCCACTTATGCTTGAAACAGCTTCATGTGAAAATCCATTATTTCAATCCTTCTTTGAAGCAGTCCAACAAGCAGGATATCCCTTAACAGATGATGTCAATGGTTATTGTCAAGAAGGGTTTGGACGTTTTGATAGAAATATTAATAGAGGTCGAAGACTTTCAGCCGCTAGAGCTTATTATCACCCTATAAAAAAGAAAAGACCAAATCTTCATTTAAAAACACGAGCGCTAACAACAAAAATATTATTTGATGGAAAAAAAGCAATCGGAGTTGAATATCAAAAATTTGGAATTACTCATAAAGTATATGCTGGCGAAATTATTTGTTGTGGTGGTGCTATTAATTCGCCACAATTATTACAATTATCTGGTATAGGAAATGCAACTGAATTAAGATCGCATGGAATTAAGGTAACTGAAAACCTTCCAGGTGTAGGCGAAAATTTACAAGATCACCTCGAGGTGTATGTTCAACATGCCTGTAAGTTACCCGTAAGCATGTACCCAGCGTTAAAATGGTGGAATAAACCCAAAATAGGGTTTCAATGGTTATTTCAAAGAAAAGGAGCCGCAGCAACAAATCATTTTGAGGCTGGTGGATTTATTAGAAGTAACAATGAAGTAACATATCCAAATATTCAATTTCATTTTTTACCACTAGCTGTTCGGTACGATGGATCTTCTCCATCTAATGGACACGGCTACCAAGTCCATATAGGTCCCATGAATTCCGATGCAAGAGGTCATGTAAAAATTCGCTCCTCAAATCCAAAAGAATATCCAAGTTTAAAATTTAATTACTTATCAACAGAACAAGATCGCAGAGAATGGATAGAAGCCGTTCGCTGCGCTCGAAAAATATTAAGCCAAGATGCGATGAATGAATTTAATGGAGGAGAAACATCTCCAGGCCCTGCTGTAGAAACGGATAAAGAAATATTAGACTGGGTAGCACGGGATGCCGAAACTGCTTTACATCCTTCTTGCACTTGTAAAATGGGTGAAGATCCTATGTCTGTTGTCGATCCCAAAACTATGTCCGTTCATGGAATTAAAAATTTAAGAGTTGTAGATGCCTCTGTGATGCCTTTTGTTACGAATGGAAATATTTATGCTCCCGTTATGATGATTGCCGAAAAATCTGCAGATATTATTTTAGGTAACACATTACTGGCTCCAGCTTCTGTAGATTATTACCAGCACGAATCAAATAATAAATCTAAAAATAGTTATACTCAATCTGAACTAAGCATGCAGTAAACTTATTAAATTAACAATTTTGGATTTTAAATGACAAATTTAACTCACAAAAAAACGATTACTATGCATAAAGGCAGACTTGAAGCATTTAGCGATGGTGTTTTAGCGATCATTATTACTATTATGGTATTAGAGTTAAAAATTCCGCATACAGATGATTTATATGAACTTTTACCTCTATTACCCATATTTTTAAGCTATTTTTTGAGTTTTATTTATGTAGGAATTTATTGGAATAATCACCATCATGTCTTTCAAATAGTGAAACATGTCAATGGAAAAATATTATGGGCAAATTTGAATTTATTATTTTGGCTTTCCTTACTTCCTTTCGCTACCGCTTGGTCTGGTGAGAATTCTTTTTCAAAAACTCCCGTTGCTATGTACGGCTTTATTTTACTTATGGCATCTGTTTCTTTTTATATTTTAGTAAAATCTCTTGCCTCATCGCATGGCTCAGACTCAGATATTGCAAAATCTCTTGGCGGTAATTTAAAAGGTAAAATATCAATTGTTATTTATGCACTTGCAATTTTTTTAACTTACTATTCTTCCTATGTTTCGATGTTTATTTATTTATTTGTAGCTATTCTTTGGATAATTCCAGACAAAAGAGTTGAAAATATAGTTCAAGAATAATATTTTAATTATAATATCATTACTTTTTATACATAATAGCATTAATAAAAACAATTATATTGATTATTATCTATATAAAATATTAAATATTAAAATTATATTTAATATTTTATTTTATATAATTAGATTAATTTTCCACTATTATAAGATACTATAGAAAGATTTATATGTTTAAATTATGTAATATGTAAAAAAATACAGTAATAAATTATTCAAATGGAAAATTCGAATTTAAATATTATAATAGCTATTATAAAAAAAGATTTGAAGAAGAAGACTACTTAGCTTATTTGGTTTTAACAAAAAATAATTTCAATAAAAATGTATTAAATGTATCAAGAAAATTAGCCGATCAATTAAAAATATGTA
The genomic region above belongs to Silvanigrella paludirubra and contains:
- a CDS encoding aromatic ring-hydroxylating oxygenase subunit alpha, yielding MSVFTKTIPASWYYDPEIYEMERKSVFASEWIYIAEETDLKNEGDYIKHDIAGYPIFLVKGNDKIIRAFHNVCIHRAAPLVNEKNGSLKNSSITCKYHGWTYDLKGELMNTPLLETSEVKKNCNSSLFEIKVDIFNGLLFINMDKNSCPFNEFISPLKTEIEHSKYPMNEYTIYESMEKEGNFNWKTWLDGFQECYHCMTVHPLFNRDFYLRKYKIENKDRYSVHSCERKTSSGMGHFEGLWLWHYPNLGLPCYENCFYMLQVNPISPNKTKLNYRFRFKQDVTLEQRQEFVKLIEKITVEDILICEQVQKNLEVGIYQEGILHPERENGVEYFHSLVRKAITNLKGNRDVKNSI
- a CDS encoding TMEM175 family protein, producing MHKGRLEAFSDGVLAIIITIMVLELKIPHTDDLYELLPLLPIFLSYFLSFIYVGIYWNNHHHVFQIVKHVNGKILWANLNLLFWLSLLPFATAWSGENSFSKTPVAMYGFILLMASVSFYILVKSLASSHGSDSDIAKSLGGNLKGKISIVIYALAIFLTYYSSYVSMFIYLFVAILWIIPDKRVENIVQE
- the betA gene encoding choline dehydrogenase; translated protein: MSKIQYDFIIIGGGSAGCVLANRLSTNPDNKVLVLEAGRPDYIWDIFIHMPAGLMYPLGNKAYDWCYQSDPEPFMNGRRIFHGRGKILGGCSSINGMIYIRGNPLDYQKWANQKGLEDWNYQHCLPYFNRAETRMIGANEYHGFNGPLMLETASCENPLFQSFFEAVQQAGYPLTDDVNGYCQEGFGRFDRNINRGRRLSAARAYYHPIKKKRPNLHLKTRALTTKILFDGKKAIGVEYQKFGITHKVYAGEIICCGGAINSPQLLQLSGIGNATELRSHGIKVTENLPGVGENLQDHLEVYVQHACKLPVSMYPALKWWNKPKIGFQWLFQRKGAAATNHFEAGGFIRSNNEVTYPNIQFHFLPLAVRYDGSSPSNGHGYQVHIGPMNSDARGHVKIRSSNPKEYPSLKFNYLSTEQDRREWIEAVRCARKILSQDAMNEFNGGETSPGPAVETDKEILDWVARDAETALHPSCTCKMGEDPMSVVDPKTMSVHGIKNLRVVDASVMPFVTNGNIYAPVMMIAEKSADIILGNTLLAPASVDYYQHESNNKSKNSYTQSELSMQ
- a CDS encoding ATP-binding cassette domain-containing protein; this translates as MTQECFNISHLDLVFGKNPNKAFNALDAGKSRDQIHKELNQIVAVRKVSFKVYQGEILVIMGLSGSGKSSLLRCFNGMNGRSHGEVRGTIQFRDPSTQQLIDIIHCPKNELMGIRKNKISMVFQQFGLMPWRTVEENVAYPLEIQKIPIEEIKKQVAEKLHLVGLSEWKNKFPHELSGGMQQRVGLARAFVTDADVLLMDEPFSALDPLHRKHLQDEILQLQYNLKKTIIFVTHDFSEAIRIGSRIAIMDSGNILQIGTAKDLIDKPSCEIVKRFTSDVTLNNPIYS